One part of the Dehalococcoidia bacterium genome encodes these proteins:
- a CDS encoding DDE transposase yields RFPLYLKELEFRYNHRQEDIFPRLVQYLCDFVPNLT; encoded by the coding sequence CGCTTCCCTTTGTACCTCAAGGAACTGGAGTTCCGCTACAATCATCGCCAGGAGGACATCTTCCCTCGGTTAGTTCAGTACCTCTGCGATTTTGTGCCAAACCTTACCTAA